The Urbifossiella limnaea genome has a window encoding:
- a CDS encoding efflux RND transporter periplasmic adaptor subunit has product MTPTDSPNGTDRVSFDVPSPAPAPAGPVELHSPHGHGHGHAHPAQHVSGRTRRRLVTALLVTIGLGGALAGGAVLTGFLPNPVVAGDPKASGHGDRPAAGPRSVKVVRPKRDPGFRITTQQFATVEPYYLAGLRTRVSGEVRYVAKNIGEPVRAGEVLVEVDVPDLRQAVELKAAVIDQREREVAAAEGELKVARSAVDAAKVSVRQKQVDVARAHDLRAARKTDFDQVAELFARNSVVKARVDSVELDYHAAERAVEAAEADVEKAKVDVSGKAASLEKAAADVDLKRSLVDVARKDRDAAAIQLGYARLHAPFDGVIVARTADPGKYVSGGSEPLMTVARTDLVTVVMKLPDNSAPYVSNNTQALVEFTQLPGVTARGSVTRFSPFIDPADKTMRVEVDVFNASPAEVQTARTRAAVGPGLALMVPFDRMAGLAAAGGQPRRVGWQPGDAVVPDWGPDGRYTRLVPGMTATVRLDLENFADAFLLPSGAVYGKAGQSYILVVEDGVTKGVPVAVQVNDGTLVKVAAVTPAGGRQVTRELTGTEVIVVARQLEVGEGTRVAPVFENW; this is encoded by the coding sequence ATGACCCCGACCGATTCGCCCAACGGGACCGACCGCGTGAGCTTCGACGTGCCGAGTCCGGCGCCGGCCCCAGCCGGCCCTGTCGAGTTGCACAGCCCGCACGGGCACGGGCACGGGCACGCGCACCCAGCTCAGCATGTGTCCGGCCGCACCCGCCGGCGGCTGGTCACCGCGCTCCTCGTGACCATCGGGCTGGGCGGGGCGCTGGCCGGCGGGGCGGTCCTCACCGGGTTCCTCCCCAACCCGGTCGTCGCCGGCGACCCGAAGGCCAGCGGGCACGGCGACCGGCCGGCCGCCGGGCCGCGGTCGGTGAAGGTCGTCCGCCCGAAGCGGGACCCGGGCTTCCGCATCACGACGCAGCAGTTCGCCACGGTCGAGCCGTACTACCTGGCCGGCCTGCGAACCCGGGTATCCGGTGAGGTCCGGTACGTCGCCAAGAACATCGGCGAGCCGGTCCGGGCGGGCGAGGTGCTGGTCGAGGTGGACGTGCCGGACTTGCGGCAGGCGGTCGAGCTGAAGGCCGCGGTGATCGACCAGCGGGAGCGCGAGGTGGCCGCCGCCGAGGGGGAGTTGAAGGTCGCACGGTCGGCCGTGGACGCGGCGAAAGTTTCCGTCCGGCAGAAGCAGGTGGACGTCGCCCGCGCGCATGACCTGCGGGCGGCCCGGAAGACCGACTTCGACCAGGTGGCCGAACTGTTCGCCCGGAACTCGGTGGTCAAGGCCCGGGTCGATTCCGTCGAGCTCGACTACCACGCCGCCGAGCGGGCGGTCGAGGCCGCCGAGGCGGATGTCGAGAAGGCGAAGGTGGACGTGTCGGGGAAGGCCGCGAGTCTCGAGAAGGCGGCGGCGGACGTGGACCTGAAGCGGTCGCTTGTCGATGTCGCCCGGAAGGACCGAGACGCGGCCGCCATCCAACTCGGGTACGCGCGCCTCCACGCCCCGTTCGACGGCGTGATCGTGGCCCGCACCGCCGACCCCGGGAAGTACGTCTCCGGCGGGAGCGAGCCGCTCATGACCGTGGCCCGGACGGACCTGGTGACGGTGGTCATGAAGCTCCCGGACAATTCCGCCCCTTACGTGTCGAACAACACGCAAGCGCTGGTCGAGTTTACCCAGCTTCCGGGGGTGACGGCCCGCGGGTCCGTCACCCGGTTCAGCCCGTTCATCGACCCGGCCGATAAGACCATGCGCGTCGAAGTTGACGTGTTCAACGCTTCCCCGGCCGAGGTTCAAACGGCCCGGACCCGGGCGGCGGTCGGCCCCGGTCTCGCCCTGATGGTCCCGTTCGACCGGATGGCCGGGCTCGCCGCGGCGGGGGGGCAGCCCCGGCGGGTGGGCTGGCAGCCGGGCGACGCCGTCGTGCCGGACTGGGGGCCGGACGGCCGCTACACGCGGCTCGTGCCGGGGATGACGGCGACCGTTCGGCTCGACCTCGAGAACTTCGCCGACGCCTTCCTCCTCCCGTCCGGCGCCGTCTACGGGAAGGCCGGGCAATCGTACATCCTGGTCGTCGAGGACGGGGTGACGAAGGGCGTGCCGGTCGCGGTGCAGGTGAACGACGGCACGCTCGTCAAGGTGGCCGCGGTGACCCCGGCCGGCGGCCGGCAGGTGACGCGGGAGTTGACGGGCACCGAGGTCATCGTCGTCGCCCGCCAGCTCGAAGTCGGCGAGGGCACCCGGGTCGCCCCGGTGTTCGAGAACTGGTGA
- a CDS encoding TolC family protein: MTRFWSGTSLLVALLVTPVVAQQPRGSGGPYPAPRPGTTSPPRYYPPAVRQASQAEAPAQAAQNPPAAKAPPQPAAPAAAPAPPVAPRLYPPAQPASYPIDLATALRLADADNPTAAVARARVQEAIANYDRARVAWVPNLVFGPTFFYHDGIDQNRRGETFSVARGNFAVLGGPQLRVDVGDALYLPLVARRVVQATESRSRAVANNVQLEVALTYLDVLELHALLAVNADTLNKTEQALQAAEAFAKAGTGKTAADVNRAATEVDLRRQERIVIRGRAAAAAARLAGLLTLDPAVKLVPAELAVVPVVLVPGEYTLDQLIATGLLARPEVAAAGAEVQAAEALVRQAKTAPFLPRVQGEFIGGGFKGGRDDAFGPMRGQYNAGAALVWELDNFGLGNAATTRARQASYAAALQRVREVQARVSAEVGEAAELAAARFETLGSAQEAVRQAQEMYRKFRDVSFGVPGPKGQLQFDALEVLTAVQSLNQARVQYLQQVVEFNRQQFRLYTAIGQPATCGLESAAPQSLDVPVVPSAPAVARPPGAGRP; the protein is encoded by the coding sequence ATGACGCGGTTCTGGTCTGGCACCTCGTTGCTCGTGGCCCTGCTCGTCACCCCGGTCGTCGCGCAGCAGCCGCGGGGTTCCGGGGGGCCGTATCCCGCACCGAGGCCGGGAACCACATCGCCGCCGCGGTACTACCCCCCGGCGGTCCGCCAGGCGAGCCAGGCGGAGGCTCCGGCCCAAGCCGCCCAGAACCCGCCCGCCGCGAAAGCGCCGCCTCAACCCGCCGCGCCGGCCGCCGCCCCCGCGCCCCCCGTCGCGCCGCGGCTGTACCCCCCGGCCCAGCCCGCCTCCTACCCGATCGACCTGGCGACCGCGCTGCGACTGGCGGACGCCGACAACCCGACTGCGGCCGTCGCCCGCGCGCGAGTCCAGGAGGCGATCGCCAACTACGACCGCGCGCGGGTGGCGTGGGTGCCGAACCTCGTGTTCGGGCCGACGTTCTTCTACCACGACGGGATCGACCAGAACCGCCGGGGCGAGACGTTTTCCGTCGCCCGGGGGAACTTCGCGGTCCTCGGCGGGCCGCAACTGCGGGTGGATGTGGGCGACGCCCTCTACCTCCCACTCGTCGCCCGCCGCGTGGTGCAGGCGACCGAGTCGCGTTCCCGGGCGGTGGCGAACAACGTCCAGCTGGAGGTCGCCCTGACCTACCTCGACGTACTCGAACTCCACGCCCTCCTGGCGGTCAACGCCGACACCCTGAACAAGACGGAGCAGGCCCTCCAGGCGGCCGAGGCGTTCGCCAAGGCGGGGACCGGGAAGACGGCGGCGGACGTGAACCGGGCGGCGACCGAGGTGGACCTCCGGCGGCAGGAGCGGATCGTCATCCGCGGCCGGGCGGCGGCGGCCGCCGCCCGCCTCGCGGGGCTGCTCACCCTCGACCCGGCGGTCAAACTGGTGCCGGCCGAGCTTGCGGTGGTCCCCGTCGTCCTCGTCCCGGGTGAGTACACCCTGGACCAGCTCATTGCCACCGGGCTCCTGGCCCGGCCCGAGGTGGCCGCCGCCGGCGCGGAGGTGCAAGCGGCCGAGGCTCTGGTCCGGCAAGCGAAGACGGCGCCGTTCCTACCGCGGGTTCAGGGGGAGTTCATCGGCGGCGGGTTCAAGGGCGGCCGAGATGATGCGTTCGGCCCGATGCGCGGGCAATACAACGCCGGCGCCGCCCTGGTGTGGGAGCTGGACAACTTCGGGCTCGGGAACGCCGCCACGACCCGGGCGCGGCAGGCGTCCTACGCCGCCGCCCTCCAGCGGGTGCGGGAGGTGCAGGCGCGGGTGTCGGCCGAGGTCGGCGAGGCGGCCGAGCTCGCGGCGGCGCGGTTCGAGACGCTGGGCTCCGCCCAGGAAGCGGTGCGGCAGGCCCAGGAGATGTACCGGAAGTTTCGGGACGTGTCGTTCGGGGTGCCCGGCCCGAAGGGGCAGCTCCAGTTCGACGCGCTGGAGGTGCTGACGGCGGTCCAGTCGCTCAACCAGGCCCGCGTGCAGTACCTGCAGCAGGTGGTCGAGTTCAACCGGCAGCAGTTCCGGCTGTACACCGCGATCGGCCAGCCCGCGACGTGCGGGTTGGAGTCCGCCGCCCCGCAGTCCCTCGACGTGCCGGTCGTCCCGAGCGCCCCGGCGGTCGCTCGACCGCCGGGGGCAGGCCGTCCGTAA
- a CDS encoding alpha/beta fold hydrolase, with amino-acid sequence MKRRAIGVCGLVAVLSGVWSAPAPAQELGQDGYVDSDGVKIHYVTTGKGPLVVLVHGFPDYWYTWRDQMPVLAKHYQVVAIDQRGYNKSDQPKGVESYGVGKLVGDVAAVVKHFKCDKAVIVGHDWGGFVAWSFAMLRPDLTDRLVVLNMPHPKGVMRELANNPEQQKASAYARGFQEPDSHKRITANDLAKWVKEPEARERYVEALDRSSMEGMLNYYKANYPREPYRDNGLFLKVKCPVLMIHGLDDQYLLPGALNDNWKWVEKDLTLVTVPKAGHFVHRDAPEAVNKAMLRWLRPD; translated from the coding sequence GTGAAGCGACGTGCGATCGGCGTCTGTGGGTTGGTGGCCGTGTTGTCTGGTGTGTGGTCGGCTCCGGCTCCGGCACAGGAACTGGGGCAGGACGGCTACGTCGATTCTGACGGCGTGAAGATCCACTACGTCACCACCGGCAAGGGGCCGCTGGTGGTACTGGTGCACGGCTTCCCCGACTACTGGTACACCTGGCGCGACCAGATGCCGGTCCTGGCGAAGCACTACCAGGTCGTGGCGATCGACCAGCGCGGGTACAACAAGAGTGACCAGCCGAAGGGCGTCGAGAGCTACGGTGTCGGGAAGCTCGTCGGGGATGTCGCGGCGGTGGTCAAGCACTTCAAGTGCGACAAGGCCGTCATCGTCGGCCACGACTGGGGCGGCTTCGTCGCCTGGTCCTTCGCCATGCTCCGCCCCGACCTGACCGACCGCCTGGTCGTCCTGAACATGCCGCACCCCAAGGGGGTGATGCGCGAGCTGGCGAACAACCCGGAGCAGCAGAAGGCCAGTGCCTACGCCCGCGGCTTTCAGGAGCCCGATTCTCACAAGAGGATAACGGCGAACGACCTCGCCAAGTGGGTCAAGGAACCGGAAGCGCGAGAGCGCTACGTCGAAGCGCTCGACCGCTCCTCGATGGAGGGGATGCTGAACTACTACAAGGCCAACTACCCGCGTGAGCCCTACAGGGACAACGGGTTGTTCCTGAAGGTGAAGTGCCCGGTGCTGATGATCCACGGGCTAGACGACCAGTACCTGCTGCCCGGCGCGCTCAACGACAACTGGAAGTGGGTGGAGAAGGACCTGACGCTCGTCACGGTGCCGAAAGCAGGCCACTTCGTCCACCGCGATGCACCGGAGGCAGTTAACAAGGCGATGCTGCGCTGGTTGCGGCCGGATTGA
- a CDS encoding alpha/beta hydrolase gives MNLSPATARHAVLAAVTLLALADTAPAQSATATKQAPTYTRTEDVVYGRRDGLALTMDVFAPTKSNGAGVVVFVSAEYRSDRHLLALLHPLATTPFLDRGYTVFAVMHGSQPKYTVPEVVEDAHRAVRFVRHHAKKYGVDPEKLGATGGSAGGHLSLMVGCAGRPGDPNALDPVERQSSKVAAVACFFPPTDFLALEGSCTKEQAAPFDFRELDAATGKFVAVTPERRREIGREVSALTHAARGAAPTLIIHGDKDKLVPLTQSEAMVARLKDCGVTCELVVRAGRAHFGPWVAGDVPTLAGWFDAHLLGKP, from the coding sequence ATGAACCTCTCGCCCGCCACGGCCCGTCACGCCGTGTTGGCCGCGGTCACCCTCCTCGCACTCGCCGACACGGCACCCGCCCAGTCCGCTACCGCCACGAAGCAAGCGCCGACCTACACCCGGACGGAAGATGTCGTGTACGGGCGCCGGGACGGGCTGGCCCTGACGATGGACGTGTTCGCCCCGACGAAGTCGAACGGGGCCGGCGTCGTCGTCTTCGTGTCCGCCGAGTACCGCTCCGACCGCCACCTGCTCGCGCTGCTCCACCCGCTGGCCACGACGCCGTTCCTGGACCGGGGGTACACGGTGTTCGCGGTCATGCACGGGAGCCAGCCCAAGTACACGGTGCCCGAGGTCGTCGAGGACGCCCACCGCGCCGTCCGGTTCGTCCGGCACCACGCGAAGAAGTACGGTGTCGACCCGGAGAAACTCGGGGCCACCGGCGGGTCGGCGGGCGGGCACCTGTCACTGATGGTCGGGTGCGCCGGCCGGCCGGGCGACCCGAACGCATTAGACCCTGTCGAACGGCAGTCGTCGAAGGTGGCGGCGGTCGCGTGCTTCTTCCCGCCGACCGACTTCCTGGCGCTCGAGGGGTCGTGCACGAAGGAGCAGGCCGCCCCGTTTGATTTCCGCGAGCTGGACGCGGCCACCGGGAAGTTCGTGGCCGTGACGCCCGAGCGCCGGCGTGAGATCGGCCGGGAGGTGTCCGCGCTGACCCACGCCGCCAGGGGCGCGGCACCGACGCTGATCATTCACGGGGACAAGGACAAGCTGGTGCCCTTGACCCAGTCCGAGGCCATGGTCGCCAGGCTCAAGGACTGCGGCGTGACGTGCGAACTGGTTGTGCGGGCCGGCCGGGCGCACTTCGGGCCGTGGGTGGCCGGGGATGTCCCGACCCTCGCCGGCTGGTTCGACGCTCACCTCCTCGGCAAGCCGTGA
- a CDS encoding redoxin family protein, whose translation MRRSVPAVLTAAVAAVLLRPLLPAAGDEPAGAVGLPVRPVTVHHPDGGSATLPDQFKGAKAVVVVFLSFDCPVSNSYTAPLGELAKRYADKGVAVVGVCPGEGPAEVKRQAAAFAAGFPVFADPDQKAVRAFAATRVPEAFVLDAGGVVRYRGRVDDRWLSPGKANPRPARPDLQSALDEVLAGRPVTVATTRPVGCPVGVEAKAPATGGPANVTYYKDVLPVLQAHCQECHRPGEVGPFSLTTYRQAVRWADLIKEYTADGRMPPWKPVGGPGYRHERKLPPGAAATLAAWADGGRAEGDPKDAPPPRQFTGAGGWQLGPPDLVLEMPEEFRLGPTGPDHFRAVVMPTGLTEDKMIVAYEVKPGNPKVVHHTINYFDATGTARGLEEKERKRKKEPTEPDSGPGYTSAMGIGFTPLNPAAVGGIGGWTPGLRGFTLPAGTGYFLPKGADVVVQMHYHRTGRTETDRTRIGFYFAKDAKALKPLRLLVVPGMVAPGDGFKRFETIPAGRPAHVVRGRVVTEEDCTIHSVLPHMHMLGKWVKVTMTPPGGAERVLVDIRDWDYNWQESYFFREPIAAPAGTRFEVAAAFDNSAANPNNPFSPPRDVRRGDQTTDEMLFGFIRATSDRPGPTIRVRFLTEPADYAPPAGR comes from the coding sequence ATGCGTCGTTCCGTCCCGGCCGTGCTGACCGCCGCCGTCGCCGCGGTCCTGCTCCGCCCACTCCTCCCGGCAGCTGGGGACGAGCCGGCCGGCGCCGTCGGCCTACCCGTGCGGCCCGTCACAGTCCACCACCCGGACGGCGGGTCGGCCACGCTGCCGGATCAGTTCAAGGGGGCGAAGGCCGTCGTCGTCGTGTTCCTGTCGTTCGACTGCCCGGTGTCCAACAGCTACACCGCCCCACTCGGCGAGCTGGCGAAGCGCTACGCCGACAAGGGCGTCGCGGTGGTCGGGGTGTGCCCCGGGGAGGGGCCGGCGGAGGTAAAGCGGCAGGCGGCGGCGTTCGCGGCCGGGTTCCCGGTCTTCGCCGACCCGGACCAGAAGGCCGTCCGCGCGTTCGCCGCCACCCGCGTCCCGGAGGCGTTCGTCCTCGACGCCGGCGGCGTGGTCCGCTACCGCGGCCGGGTCGACGACCGCTGGCTGTCCCCCGGCAAGGCGAACCCCCGCCCTGCCCGCCCGGACCTGCAGAGCGCGCTCGACGAGGTGCTCGCCGGCCGGCCCGTCACCGTGGCGACCACCCGGCCGGTCGGGTGCCCGGTCGGGGTGGAGGCGAAGGCACCGGCGACCGGCGGGCCGGCAAACGTGACGTACTACAAGGACGTGCTGCCGGTGCTCCAGGCCCACTGCCAGGAGTGCCACCGGCCGGGTGAGGTCGGGCCGTTCAGCCTGACGACGTACCGGCAGGCCGTGCGGTGGGCCGACCTGATCAAGGAGTACACGGCCGACGGCCGGATGCCGCCGTGGAAGCCGGTCGGCGGGCCGGGCTACCGGCACGAGCGGAAGCTGCCGCCCGGCGCGGCCGCGACTCTGGCCGCGTGGGCCGACGGCGGCCGCGCCGAGGGCGACCCGAAGGACGCCCCGCCGCCGCGGCAGTTCACCGGCGCCGGCGGCTGGCAACTCGGCCCGCCCGACCTGGTGCTCGAGATGCCCGAGGAGTTCCGCCTCGGCCCGACCGGCCCGGACCACTTCCGCGCCGTCGTGATGCCCACCGGCCTCACCGAGGACAAGATGATCGTCGCCTACGAGGTGAAGCCCGGGAACCCGAAGGTCGTCCACCACACGATCAACTACTTCGACGCCACCGGCACGGCGCGCGGGCTGGAGGAGAAGGAGCGGAAGCGGAAGAAGGAGCCGACCGAGCCGGACTCGGGGCCGGGGTACACGTCGGCGATGGGGATCGGGTTCACGCCGCTGAACCCGGCGGCGGTCGGCGGGATCGGCGGGTGGACGCCCGGCCTTCGCGGGTTCACCCTGCCGGCCGGCACCGGCTACTTCCTCCCGAAGGGCGCCGACGTGGTGGTGCAGATGCACTACCACCGCACCGGCCGGACGGAGACGGACCGCACCCGGATCGGGTTCTACTTCGCGAAGGACGCCAAGGCGCTCAAGCCGCTGCGGCTACTGGTAGTGCCCGGGATGGTGGCGCCCGGCGACGGGTTCAAGCGGTTCGAGACGATCCCGGCCGGCCGGCCGGCCCACGTCGTCCGCGGCCGGGTGGTGACCGAGGAGGACTGCACGATCCACTCGGTCCTGCCGCACATGCATATGCTCGGCAAGTGGGTGAAGGTGACGATGACGCCGCCGGGCGGGGCCGAGCGGGTGCTCGTGGACATCCGCGACTGGGACTACAACTGGCAGGAGAGCTACTTCTTCCGCGAGCCGATCGCGGCGCCGGCGGGGACGCGGTTCGAGGTGGCGGCGGCGTTCGACAACTCGGCGGCGAACCCGAACAACCCGTTCAGCCCGCCGCGGGACGTGCGGCGCGGCGACCAGACGACCGACGAGATGCTGTTCGGGTTCATCCGCGCCACCTCCGACCGGCCGGGGCCGACGATCCGCGTGCGCTTCCTGACCGAGCCGGCCGACTACGCCCCGCCCGCCGGGCGGTGA
- a CDS encoding acyltransferase family protein encodes MAAAPDRYHALDSLRAFAMFLGIALHAGLSFLEQPPAFWPVRDDRPIPLSDVLLYAVHDFRMQLFFLLAGFFGCLLRQRYGAAGMARHRLKRVALPFALGVVFIAPTVLAALLYAEVGNVHSEPVRGEASPARAFAASLVADHPEASDAGVVGDVFLSGAFVAGVRPFHLWFLYFLLYFYVAALLLDRPLRWFAGTRAAAACDSAFRLVVGGWLRVPVLSLLTVPLLLPMRTWSVDTPAGWEPELRLLAYYGGFFAVGWALYRHRDLVPAFGRRWAAHLVVANVVVMPVMAGLVITGAGAERSGADVTALWVGACAAMAAYTWLMVCGLWGGFLRWFARETAWSRYLADASYWCYLASITPIVLLQFWVRDWQVPGLVKFTLLTAVTTAGLLASYQWGVRYTLIGAILNGRKHRSQRAPGERRPDRASELVRDDSLAAE; translated from the coding sequence ATGGCCGCCGCGCCGGACCGCTACCACGCCCTCGACAGCCTCCGGGCGTTCGCCATGTTCCTCGGCATCGCCCTCCACGCGGGGCTGTCGTTCCTCGAACAACCGCCGGCGTTCTGGCCGGTCCGCGACGACCGCCCGATCCCGCTGTCCGACGTACTCCTTTACGCCGTCCACGACTTCCGGATGCAGTTGTTCTTCCTGCTCGCCGGGTTCTTCGGCTGCCTCCTGCGCCAGCGGTACGGCGCCGCCGGAATGGCCCGCCACCGGCTGAAGCGCGTCGCGCTGCCGTTCGCCCTCGGGGTCGTGTTCATCGCCCCCACGGTCCTCGCGGCGCTGCTGTACGCGGAGGTCGGCAACGTCCACTCGGAGCCGGTCCGCGGGGAGGCGTCCCCGGCCCGGGCCTTCGCCGCGTCCCTGGTCGCCGACCACCCGGAGGCGTCCGACGCCGGGGTGGTCGGCGACGTTTTCCTCTCCGGGGCGTTCGTCGCCGGGGTCCGCCCCTTCCACCTGTGGTTCCTGTACTTCCTGCTGTACTTCTATGTCGCTGCGCTGCTCCTCGACCGCCCGCTCCGGTGGTTCGCAGGCACCCGGGCTGCCGCCGCGTGCGACTCCGCGTTCCGCCTCGTCGTCGGGGGGTGGCTGCGCGTGCCGGTGCTCTCCCTGCTGACCGTCCCGCTGCTCCTGCCGATGCGGACCTGGTCCGTGGACACGCCGGCCGGGTGGGAGCCGGAGCTTCGACTGCTCGCCTACTACGGCGGGTTCTTCGCCGTCGGCTGGGCGCTGTACCGCCACCGCGACCTGGTCCCGGCGTTCGGCCGGCGCTGGGCGGCGCACCTCGTCGTCGCGAACGTCGTGGTGATGCCGGTGATGGCGGGGCTGGTCATCACCGGCGCCGGGGCCGAGCGGTCCGGCGCGGACGTGACCGCCCTCTGGGTCGGGGCGTGCGCCGCGATGGCGGCGTACACCTGGCTCATGGTCTGCGGCCTGTGGGGCGGATTCCTCCGGTGGTTCGCCCGCGAGACGGCCTGGAGCCGCTACCTGGCCGACGCCTCGTACTGGTGCTACCTGGCGAGCATCACGCCGATCGTGCTGCTTCAGTTCTGGGTCCGCGACTGGCAGGTCCCCGGCCTCGTCAAGTTCACGCTGCTGACCGCCGTCACGACGGCCGGACTGCTGGCGAGCTACCAGTGGGGGGTACGGTACACGCTGATCGGGGCGATCCTCAACGGCCGCAAGCACCGCAGTCAACGGGCGCCGGGGGAGAGGCGGCCTGACCGCGCGTCAGAACTCGTCCGGGATGATTCGCTGGCCGCCGAGTGA